A stretch of the Desulfobacter sp. genome encodes the following:
- a CDS encoding SDR family oxidoreductase — MDRRTFKGKTAVITGGASGIGLATAWEFARAGAQIVMVDMDGAMLEKQAVLFNEKGFSILTVQCNVTDQALCQDVVDKALARFGSIDLLFNNAGITQRSLFEKTKIAVIEKVMEVNFFGSVYMTKAALPSLIESCGTIVVNESVAGVSPLLGRCGYAASKHAMHGFFTSLRCELRHKGVHVMIVCPGFIQTNLQTLALGGDGNIATHKQTRVGTQQTPEFVASQIRRGAQANRPMLVFTFFGKLGYFVSRLFPGLYERLMTRQFKSELG, encoded by the coding sequence ATGGATAGACGAACATTTAAGGGTAAAACCGCTGTTATCACCGGCGGGGCTTCAGGCATTGGTCTGGCCACGGCCTGGGAGTTTGCCAGGGCAGGGGCCCAAATTGTCATGGTGGACATGGACGGGGCCATGCTTGAAAAGCAGGCGGTTCTTTTTAATGAAAAAGGATTTTCCATTCTCACTGTTCAATGCAACGTCACCGATCAAGCCCTTTGCCAGGATGTTGTTGACAAGGCATTGGCCAGGTTCGGATCCATTGACCTTCTCTTTAACAATGCCGGAATTACCCAGAGAAGCCTGTTTGAAAAAACCAAGATCGCTGTCATTGAAAAGGTCATGGAGGTCAATTTTTTCGGATCCGTGTATATGACAAAAGCTGCCCTGCCAAGTCTGATTGAATCCTGCGGCACCATTGTGGTGAACGAGTCTGTTGCCGGGGTCTCCCCCTTGCTCGGCCGCTGTGGTTATGCCGCTTCCAAGCATGCCATGCACGGTTTTTTTACCTCATTGCGTTGCGAACTTCGGCATAAGGGGGTCCATGTGATGATCGTCTGCCCGGGATTTATTCAAACAAATCTCCAGACCCTCGCCCTTGGCGGGGACGGCAATATCGCTACCCACAAACAGACCCGTGTGGGGACCCAGCAGACCCCTGAATTTGTCGCATCCCAGATTCGCAGAGGGGCACAGGCCAATCGTCCCATGCTGGTCTTTACCTTTTTTGGGAAGTTGGGCTATTTTGTATCAAGGCTGTTTCCAGGCCTGTATGAACGGCTCATGACCCGGCAGTTTAAATCAGAACTTGGATAA
- a CDS encoding thiamine pyrophosphate-binding protein, translated as METITGAELAAKALADRKIDYIFSLSGGHITPIYQHLEDTEVKIFDTRHEQSALFMAEAYGKLTRKAGVAMVTAGPGFTNALTGVASAHFSNTPLVLIAGCVGLDNKERLDLQDMPQSSVIQPMVKKALVCMKAERVNEYVDMAFRIAESGRPGPVYLEFPIDVLNTPVDKAAVRQTRTVVTSNPSDPGKAGALMEMIKGAKNPVVIAGTGAWQAHAEEELKTFIETSGIPLFTNLSGRGILSDEHPLCFEGALAIRPGGGFAAYLETDLVIILGSRICLYYLFGDIFNPEAKIAQVDIQPDEIGRNRTVDLPVVSDVKGFLSNCNALLAENDQGFKEQFSPWIEKLNKAHEEGKSLSKNDWESDNIPVHPMRLAQEINQFMNREDDIVVADGGDTTTWLGMTRTLKTGGTYLDYGIFGSLAVGLPYANAAKLLNPDKRVCLMTGDGSVGFNFMEFETAIRKNQPIVVVISNDLGWGMIRHSQEIRIGHAIEGGTFIGKVDYHKMVEAIGGKGYLVEDPKDIRPALEDAFASGKVCCINVMTDPTTVSPASMALANVGAYKA; from the coding sequence ATGGAAACCATTACCGGCGCAGAATTGGCTGCCAAGGCATTAGCCGACAGAAAGATCGATTATATTTTTTCTTTGAGCGGGGGACATATCACTCCGATTTACCAGCATCTTGAAGACACTGAGGTTAAAATATTTGATACCCGCCACGAACAGTCTGCTCTGTTCATGGCAGAGGCCTACGGCAAACTGACCCGAAAAGCGGGCGTGGCCATGGTCACGGCAGGCCCTGGGTTCACCAATGCCCTGACAGGCGTGGCGTCTGCACATTTTTCCAATACCCCTCTGGTACTCATTGCCGGGTGCGTGGGCCTGGACAATAAGGAAAGGCTTGATCTTCAGGACATGCCCCAGTCGTCTGTGATTCAACCCATGGTTAAAAAGGCTCTGGTCTGCATGAAGGCAGAACGGGTGAATGAATATGTGGACATGGCCTTCAGGATTGCCGAAAGCGGTCGGCCGGGCCCGGTATATCTTGAGTTCCCCATTGATGTGCTGAACACTCCTGTGGACAAGGCTGCCGTGCGTCAGACCCGTACAGTGGTCACCTCTAATCCTTCGGATCCGGGCAAGGCCGGGGCCTTAATGGAGATGATCAAAGGGGCGAAAAATCCTGTGGTCATTGCAGGCACAGGCGCATGGCAGGCCCATGCCGAAGAAGAGCTTAAAACCTTTATTGAGACCAGCGGAATTCCTTTGTTCACAAATCTTTCAGGCCGGGGAATTTTGTCAGATGAGCATCCTCTTTGTTTTGAAGGGGCCCTGGCCATCCGTCCCGGCGGCGGGTTTGCCGCCTACCTTGAAACCGATTTGGTCATTATTCTAGGCAGCCGGATTTGTCTGTATTATTTGTTCGGGGATATATTTAATCCGGAAGCCAAGATTGCCCAGGTGGATATCCAGCCCGACGAAATCGGAAGAAACAGGACAGTGGATCTGCCTGTGGTTTCCGATGTGAAAGGCTTTTTGAGCAATTGCAATGCCTTGCTCGCTGAAAATGATCAAGGGTTTAAAGAACAATTTTCCCCTTGGATTGAAAAATTGAACAAAGCCCATGAAGAGGGCAAGTCCCTGTCCAAAAATGACTGGGAATCTGACAATATTCCTGTCCATCCCATGCGCCTGGCCCAGGAGATCAACCAGTTTATGAACAGAGAGGATGATATTGTTGTGGCCGACGGCGGGGATACCACCACCTGGCTGGGCATGACCCGCACCCTTAAAACCGGGGGGACTTATCTGGATTACGGTATTTTCGGCTCTCTTGCCGTGGGCCTTCCCTATGCCAATGCAGCAAAGCTTTTAAATCCGGATAAACGGGTCTGTCTGATGACCGGTGACGGATCCGTGGGATTTAACTTCATGGAATTTGAAACCGCCATTCGCAAGAATCAGCCCATCGTCGTGGTTATTTCCAACGATCTTGGCTGGGGCATGATCCGTCATTCCCAGGAGATTCGCATCGGCCATGCCATTGAAGGCGGCACCTTTATCGGCAAGGTGGATTACCATAAAATGGTTGAAGCCATTGGCGGAAAAGGGTATCTGGTTGAAGATCCCAAGGATATCAGACCGGCATTGGAAGATGCCTTTGCCTCTGGCAAGGTCTGCTGCATCAATGTAATGACAGATCCCACAACCGTGAGCCCGGCCTCCATGGCCCTGGCCAATGTCGGCGCGTATAAAGCCTAA
- the pepN gene encoding aminopeptidase N, whose product MTIHQTKYLKDYRPFEFIVDHVDLKFDIEEDHTRVTSILKLRKKPGMANKELTLVLNKADYEITSVVANGMVLLPGEYEVDDQYFKLARTPEVFELEISSILNPAANTSLEGLYQSGKIICTQCEAQGFRKITPYPDRPDVMARFSTTIVADKTRFPVLLSNGNPIASGDLENNRHFVTWKDPHKKPSYLFAIVAGDLALLQDEFTTRSGRSIDLRIYSEKENIDQCGHAMTSLKQAMKWDEDRFKLEYDLDLYQIVAINDFNAGAMENKGLNIFNAKYVLADPLTATDDDFMGIQGVIAHEYFHNWTGNRVTLKNWFQLSLKEGLTVFRDQEFSSDMNSRPVKRIQDVKNLRAAQFPEDSGPMTHPVRPDAYIKMDNFYTMTVYEKGAEVVRMIYQLLGKEGFARGMDLYFEKFDGKAVTIEDFLDVMAEVSQRDLTQFKLWYTQSGTPRVTMERDYDPTKKTLSLTFTQSTLPDRNQTEKSPLHIPILMDLINSKGETIQKTMMKELKSSKETFVFENMDEISFPSVFRQFSAPIRLSTDFTDQDLAFLMARDTDEFNQWDAAQTLFIKEIKSLVAAIENKKDLALSPILVQAFSNALGNTDQDKAFLAKALALPRETEIKDHFEIIDVTAIHQARTFLKQELARQVHSLLMDTFKNCSKSEPRDISHTAMADRSLKNICLSYLGSLNDQTSQTLVQTQFDTAQNMTDEFMAFTVLTRMDEETRDRACMTFYEKWKHHPLVLDKWFGAQAISPLKDTLEQVQSLTRHKAFSMTNPNKVRALIYAFAMQNPIHFHRRDGRGYQLICDHILELDKINHQVAARLASCFNLWKKYDQPRQEMMKKTLETIGSSQNLSKNLYEIISRTLE is encoded by the coding sequence ATGACTATACATCAGACCAAATATCTCAAAGACTATAGGCCGTTTGAATTTATCGTCGACCATGTCGACCTTAAATTTGACATTGAAGAGGATCACACCCGGGTGACCTCAATCTTGAAACTCAGAAAAAAACCTGGGATGGCAAACAAAGAGCTCACCCTGGTATTGAACAAAGCTGACTATGAAATCACCTCGGTGGTTGCCAACGGGATGGTGCTTCTGCCCGGAGAGTACGAGGTAGATGACCAGTATTTTAAACTTGCTCGGACCCCTGAAGTCTTTGAACTTGAAATTAGTTCTATTCTGAATCCTGCAGCCAACACCTCCCTTGAAGGCCTCTACCAGTCAGGCAAGATCATCTGCACCCAGTGTGAAGCCCAGGGATTTAGAAAAATCACCCCATACCCGGACCGGCCGGATGTCATGGCCAGATTTTCCACCACCATTGTGGCGGATAAAACCCGTTTCCCTGTTTTGTTGTCAAACGGCAACCCGATCGCTTCAGGGGATCTTGAAAATAACCGGCACTTTGTCACCTGGAAAGATCCCCATAAAAAGCCCTCTTATCTTTTTGCTATTGTGGCAGGCGATCTTGCCCTGCTCCAGGACGAATTCACCACCCGATCCGGGCGGTCCATTGACCTTAGAATCTATTCGGAAAAAGAAAACATCGACCAGTGCGGACACGCCATGACCAGCCTCAAACAGGCCATGAAATGGGATGAAGACCGGTTTAAACTCGAATATGACCTGGATCTTTACCAAATTGTGGCCATCAATGATTTTAATGCCGGAGCCATGGAAAACAAAGGGCTGAATATCTTTAATGCCAAGTATGTGCTGGCAGATCCCTTAACCGCCACAGACGATGATTTCATGGGGATTCAGGGGGTCATTGCCCATGAGTATTTCCACAATTGGACCGGCAACCGGGTCACCTTAAAAAACTGGTTTCAGCTCAGTCTTAAAGAAGGGCTTACCGTGTTCAGGGACCAGGAATTTTCTTCAGATATGAATTCAAGGCCGGTCAAACGAATCCAGGATGTAAAAAATCTCCGGGCAGCCCAGTTCCCTGAAGATTCAGGCCCCATGACCCACCCGGTAAGGCCGGACGCCTATATCAAGATGGACAATTTTTACACCATGACCGTCTATGAAAAAGGGGCTGAAGTGGTGAGAATGATCTATCAGCTCCTGGGAAAAGAGGGGTTTGCCCGGGGAATGGATTTATATTTTGAAAAATTTGACGGAAAGGCTGTGACCATTGAAGATTTTTTAGATGTCATGGCCGAGGTGTCCCAAAGGGATCTGACCCAGTTTAAACTCTGGTATACCCAGTCAGGTACCCCCCGGGTAACCATGGAAAGAGATTATGATCCAACAAAAAAGACCTTAAGCCTGACCTTTACCCAGTCCACCTTGCCTGACCGGAACCAGACAGAAAAATCTCCCCTTCATATCCCCATTCTCATGGACCTCATCAATTCAAAAGGCGAAACAATCCAAAAAACAATGATGAAGGAATTAAAATCTTCCAAAGAGACCTTTGTCTTTGAAAACATGGACGAGATCAGTTTTCCATCGGTGTTCAGGCAGTTTTCAGCCCCCATCCGCTTGTCAACCGACTTTACAGACCAGGATTTAGCCTTTCTCATGGCCCGGGACACAGATGAATTCAATCAATGGGATGCTGCCCAGACCCTGTTTATCAAAGAGATCAAATCCCTGGTGGCTGCCATTGAGAACAAAAAAGACCTGGCCTTAAGCCCCATCCTTGTTCAGGCCTTTTCAAACGCTCTTGGCAATACAGATCAAGATAAAGCTTTTCTGGCCAAGGCCCTGGCCCTTCCACGAGAAACGGAAATCAAAGATCATTTTGAAATCATTGATGTTACAGCCATTCACCAGGCAAGGACATTTTTAAAACAGGAGTTGGCCCGCCAGGTTCATTCGCTTTTGATGGACACCTTTAAAAATTGTTCAAAAAGCGAGCCCCGGGATATCTCCCATACAGCCATGGCCGACCGGAGTCTGAAAAACATCTGCCTTTCCTATCTTGGGAGTCTGAACGATCAAACCAGCCAGACCCTGGTGCAAACCCAGTTTGACACGGCTCAAAACATGACCGATGAATTTATGGCATTCACCGTTCTCACCCGTATGGATGAAGAAACCAGGGACCGTGCCTGCATGACCTTTTACGAAAAATGGAAACATCATCCTCTGGTCCTGGACAAATGGTTTGGCGCACAGGCAATCTCTCCATTAAAAGACACCCTGGAACAGGTTCAGTCATTAACCCGGCACAAGGCCTTTTCCATGACCAACCCCAACAAGGTCCGGGCCCTTATTTATGCCTTTGCCATGCAAAACCCCATTCATTTTCACAGGCGAGACGGACGAGGGTATCAATTGATCTGCGACCATATTCTTGAATTGGACAAGATCAACCATCAGGTGGCAGCCCGCCTGGCATCCTGTTTTAATCTATGGAAAAAATATGATCAACCCCGGCAGGAAATGATGAAAAAAACCCTGGAAACCATTGGCTCGTCCCAGAACCTGTCAAAAAACCTTTACGAAATCATATCCAGAACTTTGGAATAA
- a CDS encoding TetR/AcrR family transcriptional regulator, which translates to MKERRKLEKQMRRTQILDAARKLLFSQGIEKVSISKISKEAELGVGTIYFHYKNKEEIFIALQQEGLSILFSIVSQAAQANLDPDEKLRHIAQVYYDFYQTHSEYYNIINYFLSSTKVFFKPDLKQKVDLAGGKILTLIQSILETGNQTVFFMERDPAKFSVMFLGTIHGLVQFRKLEHTTLGKEQHKTIYEYSVEKLIQSIVWE; encoded by the coding sequence GTGAAAGAGCGGCGAAAACTTGAAAAACAGATGCGGCGGACCCAAATTCTGGATGCAGCCAGAAAGCTGCTTTTTTCCCAGGGTATTGAAAAGGTGTCCATCAGCAAAATTTCAAAGGAAGCTGAACTGGGGGTGGGCACCATCTATTTTCATTATAAAAATAAAGAAGAAATCTTTATCGCTCTTCAGCAGGAGGGGCTTTCCATTTTATTTTCCATTGTCAGTCAGGCTGCCCAAGCCAATCTTGATCCTGATGAAAAACTGCGCCACATTGCTCAAGTTTATTATGATTTTTACCAGACCCATTCTGAATATTATAATATTATCAATTATTTTCTTTCGTCCACCAAAGTTTTTTTTAAACCTGATTTAAAACAAAAGGTAGACCTTGCAGGCGGAAAAATTTTGACCTTGATCCAGAGTATTCTTGAAACCGGTAACCAAACCGTTTTTTTTATGGAAAGGGACCCTGCCAAGTTTTCTGTCATGTTCCTGGGAACCATCCATGGCCTGGTCCAGTTTAGGAAACTTGAACATACCACCCTTGGCAAGGAGCAGCACAAAACAATTTATGAGTACAGCGTGGAAAAACTTATCCAGTCCATAGTCTGGGAATAA
- a CDS encoding SDR family oxidoreductase gives MKSLENKVALVTGSGKKTGIGYAMAEKFASLGAHVIIADFGTAKTFDADVGTSTSDEMDTIARELASQYKVRTLAVNLDVTDTALVESMAKTVSDEFGCVDILCNNAGATFGVPNGVHTYDEQAWIKTVDVNLHGVFRVSKAIVPLMQEKGGAIVNTASRAGKVPPLFNGAYAVSKAGVIMLTKVMAKELSGLKIRVNAICPGQIMTDLEKWRFGLEAQFLNTSVEEQEEKMSASIPLGRIGSPAEVADMAVFLASDASSYVTGQALNICGGQLMEL, from the coding sequence ATGAAATCATTGGAAAATAAAGTTGCTTTGGTCACAGGATCCGGGAAAAAAACAGGCATTGGATATGCAATGGCTGAAAAGTTCGCCTCACTCGGGGCCCATGTCATTATCGCGGATTTCGGCACGGCCAAAACATTTGATGCTGATGTGGGGACCTCCACTTCTGACGAAATGGACACCATTGCCCGGGAGCTGGCATCCCAGTACAAGGTCAGGACTCTGGCCGTGAACCTGGATGTGACAGACACAGCCCTTGTCGAATCCATGGCCAAGACCGTATCTGACGAATTTGGGTGTGTGGATATCCTGTGCAACAATGCAGGCGCGACGTTTGGGGTGCCCAATGGGGTGCACACCTATGACGAGCAGGCCTGGATAAAAACGGTAGATGTCAATCTTCACGGTGTATTCCGTGTATCCAAAGCCATTGTTCCTTTGATGCAGGAAAAAGGAGGGGCCATTGTCAATACCGCATCACGGGCAGGCAAGGTGCCGCCTTTGTTCAACGGGGCCTATGCCGTATCAAAGGCCGGGGTGATCATGCTCACCAAGGTCATGGCCAAGGAGTTGTCAGGACTTAAGATTCGGGTTAATGCCATCTGTCCTGGCCAAATCATGACGGATCTTGAAAAATGGCGGTTCGGTCTTGAAGCCCAGTTTCTCAACACCAGTGTGGAAGAACAGGAAGAAAAAATGTCAGCCTCCATTCCTTTAGGACGGATTGGCAGTCCGGCCGAGGTGGCAGACATGGCTGTGTTTCTGGCTTCAGATGCCTCTTCCTATGTCACAGGACAGGCATTGAACATCTGCGGCGGACAGCTCATGGAACTTTAG
- a CDS encoding bile acid:sodium symporter family protein: protein MDPVTLDQVQLNFNPTGIAIINGAIGLMMLGVALELSFEDFKRIIASPKAPAIGLVAQFLLLPAFTFLLVMIIKPYPSIALGMMLVAACPGGNLSNIITYLSKGNSAVSISMTAVSTVAAIVMTPFNISFWGRLNPDTAPILQQVCLDPMDVFVTVFLILGIPLIIGMSLGKYVPSLADKVRKPFKIFSLIFFIVIVCGALAANWQNFVAYVGLVVFAVLLHNALALNIGYWSAKIFGLPEPDCRAVCVEVGIQNSALGLILVFNFFNGLGGMAIVVAWWGIWHIFAGLSTAFFFTKIMKNNPEVTHG from the coding sequence ATGGATCCTGTAACACTTGACCAGGTTCAACTGAATTTCAACCCGACTGGAATTGCTATTATCAACGGTGCCATCGGCCTGATGATGCTCGGTGTAGCCCTTGAATTGAGTTTTGAAGATTTTAAACGGATCATTGCAAGCCCTAAAGCCCCTGCCATAGGGCTTGTGGCCCAGTTCCTCCTGTTGCCGGCATTTACCTTTTTATTGGTCATGATCATTAAACCCTACCCGTCCATTGCCCTGGGCATGATGCTTGTGGCTGCCTGTCCCGGCGGAAATCTGTCCAATATCATTACCTATCTTTCCAAGGGCAACTCGGCTGTTTCCATCAGCATGACAGCCGTATCAACGGTGGCGGCCATTGTGATGACCCCTTTTAATATCTCTTTTTGGGGCAGACTTAACCCGGATACCGCCCCGATTTTACAACAGGTTTGCCTGGACCCCATGGATGTGTTTGTCACGGTTTTTTTGATTTTGGGGATCCCTTTGATCATCGGGATGAGCCTTGGAAAATATGTGCCATCCCTGGCCGATAAGGTGAGAAAACCCTTTAAGATTTTTTCCCTGATTTTCTTTATTGTCATTGTCTGCGGCGCGCTTGCTGCCAATTGGCAGAATTTTGTCGCCTATGTGGGCCTGGTGGTTTTTGCTGTTCTGCTTCACAATGCCCTGGCCCTGAATATCGGGTATTGGTCGGCCAAGATATTTGGCCTTCCCGAACCTGACTGCAGGGCGGTCTGCGTGGAGGTGGGTATCCAGAATTCTGCTTTGGGCCTGATCCTGGTCTTTAATTTTTTCAACGGTCTTGGGGGCATGGCCATTGTTGTGGCCTGGTGGGGGATCTGGCATATTTTTGCAGGACTTTCCACGGCATTTTTCTTTACCAAAATCATGAAAAATAATCCTGAGGTTACCCATGGATAG